In one Hyphomicrobium sp. 99 genomic region, the following are encoded:
- a CDS encoding phosphoenolpyruvate carboxylase, with product MQDTTPAVSSTKLDETELINELKRLRTQIPDNPSLNPILNVAFDLSRRLESGAVSFDEVQGLAGRLMDRACVRRARRLREKIGYVDQSTTLKDFTSYVEKTATESGNSIEAFAERWSRARTGIVLTAHPTFGLSDALYRRMVEIAISDPAADVTIGLPHRPEQSLTLKHEHKCAQDAIRNLRNAYEELLHGFFSVASQKFGDAAFKLRPKLTTFASWVGYDLDGRTDISWSFSFEVRLREKRAALADIRERFVVLKHKLEGGDAAQRIARQIVGKLDLGIAAVDEQIKALESFTNDTEGLAQAANLITKTDGYNLLTVEPLQTLFDSLIDAVEAPQMKRATAALAGLVEATGLGMSHIHLRINALQLHNAFRAYVHEPWTRDLTESQSLARIVDMIKNCTPETVNFATLDLETATAIRQFALTAQIKKHVDKETPIRFLIAECESPATVLIAVFFAKLFGVDDITDISPLFETPSGLENGARIMQRLVEEEAYRKYVEGRKRLSIQTGFSDAGRFIGQIPATLAVERYYHGLAALIDNAKLENVETLVFSTHGESMGRGAHPGNLYRRLHYVMTNEARRRFGAANIPVKHETSFQGGDGYMFFGNRGLTTRALATIVMDGDIPPAEKDPFYSEQNFSLDFFLRLRAFQQKLFSHEGYRAVLGAFGPNLLFKTGSRPVKRQGDHASDRGNPARMRAIPNNAILQQFGYIANVVAGLGTAVGDDRERFNKLVKSSKRLQSLLAMIGYGKTISSLNAMDANSQVFNAGLWAARASWGREEALNSAFRTLATHLLPDDRHGDISELVHLLRLDAIDLHAILVDQNIEDGLVPDENRLELDLLQAIRLALIMRIFILAAQLPRFAPQDGLSHAQVLEMALSLEIPEVLSILRRAFPHDAKNLAGKTFDESASYRPRGIDDYARLETEILTPMEISYEFVREIGTGISHHFGAFG from the coding sequence ATGCAGGATACGACGCCAGCGGTCAGCTCGACCAAACTCGATGAAACCGAGCTGATCAACGAGCTGAAGCGTCTCCGAACTCAGATTCCCGACAACCCGTCGCTCAACCCGATTCTGAATGTCGCCTTTGATCTGTCGCGCCGCCTGGAATCGGGCGCGGTGTCCTTTGATGAGGTTCAGGGTCTTGCGGGCCGATTGATGGACCGCGCCTGCGTTCGCCGGGCTCGCAGGCTTCGCGAAAAGATCGGCTATGTCGACCAGTCGACGACGCTCAAGGATTTCACGTCCTACGTCGAGAAGACGGCGACTGAATCCGGCAACTCGATCGAAGCTTTCGCCGAGCGGTGGTCGCGCGCCCGCACCGGCATCGTTCTGACAGCCCATCCGACCTTCGGTCTTTCCGATGCCCTTTATCGCCGCATGGTCGAGATCGCGATCTCCGATCCGGCGGCCGACGTAACGATCGGCCTGCCGCACCGGCCCGAGCAGTCGTTGACGCTCAAGCATGAACACAAGTGCGCACAGGACGCGATCCGCAACCTGCGCAACGCGTACGAAGAACTGCTTCACGGCTTCTTCAGCGTGGCTTCGCAGAAATTCGGCGACGCGGCTTTCAAGCTGCGCCCGAAGCTGACGACGTTCGCGTCCTGGGTCGGCTACGATCTCGACGGCCGCACCGACATCTCGTGGTCATTCTCTTTCGAAGTCCGGCTCCGCGAAAAGCGTGCTGCGCTGGCCGATATTCGCGAGCGCTTCGTCGTCCTGAAGCACAAGCTCGAAGGCGGCGATGCCGCTCAGCGTATTGCTCGCCAGATCGTCGGCAAGCTCGACCTCGGCATTGCTGCGGTCGATGAGCAGATCAAGGCGCTCGAGAGCTTCACCAACGACACGGAGGGTCTAGCACAGGCTGCGAACCTCATCACCAAGACAGACGGCTACAACCTTCTGACAGTCGAGCCGCTTCAGACGTTGTTCGACAGTCTGATCGATGCAGTGGAAGCGCCGCAGATGAAGCGCGCAACCGCGGCCCTCGCCGGACTCGTCGAGGCGACCGGCCTCGGCATGTCCCACATCCATTTGCGCATCAACGCGCTGCAGCTTCACAACGCATTTCGCGCTTACGTGCACGAGCCGTGGACACGCGACCTGACCGAAAGCCAGTCGCTGGCCCGCATCGTCGACATGATCAAGAACTGCACGCCGGAAACGGTGAACTTCGCGACGCTCGATCTCGAGACCGCGACGGCGATCCGCCAGTTCGCGCTGACAGCGCAGATCAAGAAGCACGTCGATAAGGAAACGCCGATCCGCTTCCTCATCGCGGAATGCGAATCGCCGGCGACCGTGCTGATCGCAGTCTTCTTCGCAAAGCTCTTCGGCGTCGATGACATCACCGACATCTCGCCGCTGTTCGAAACGCCATCGGGCCTCGAGAACGGCGCGCGCATCATGCAGCGCCTGGTCGAAGAGGAAGCGTACCGCAAGTACGTTGAGGGGCGGAAACGCCTGAGCATCCAGACCGGCTTCTCGGACGCTGGCCGTTTCATCGGGCAGATCCCGGCGACACTCGCCGTCGAGCGCTATTATCACGGGCTCGCAGCCCTCATTGACAATGCGAAACTCGAGAACGTCGAGACGCTCGTTTTCTCAACGCACGGCGAGTCGATGGGGCGCGGTGCGCATCCGGGCAACCTGTACCGCCGCCTCCATTACGTCATGACCAACGAGGCGCGTCGCCGCTTCGGTGCCGCCAACATTCCCGTCAAGCACGAGACGAGCTTCCAGGGCGGCGACGGCTACATGTTCTTCGGCAATCGCGGGCTGACGACCCGTGCGCTGGCGACCATCGTGATGGATGGCGACATCCCACCGGCCGAAAAAGATCCGTTCTACTCCGAGCAGAATTTCAGCCTCGACTTCTTCCTTCGCCTGCGCGCCTTCCAGCAGAAACTTTTCTCCCACGAAGGCTATCGCGCGGTGCTCGGAGCGTTCGGCCCCAACCTGCTCTTTAAAACTGGCTCACGCCCCGTGAAGCGGCAAGGCGATCACGCGTCCGATCGCGGTAATCCCGCGCGTATGCGCGCCATTCCCAATAACGCGATCCTTCAGCAGTTCGGCTATATCGCGAACGTCGTGGCGGGCCTTGGCACCGCGGTCGGCGATGATCGCGAACGGTTCAACAAGCTCGTGAAATCGTCGAAGCGGCTGCAATCGCTGCTGGCGATGATCGGCTACGGCAAGACGATCTCGAGCCTCAATGCGATGGATGCGAATTCGCAGGTCTTCAACGCCGGGCTTTGGGCTGCGCGCGCGTCTTGGGGCCGCGAGGAAGCGCTGAACAGCGCATTCCGGACCCTCGCCACGCACCTGCTGCCGGACGACCGGCACGGTGACATCTCCGAACTCGTGCATCTCCTTCGCCTCGACGCGATCGATTTGCATGCGATCCTCGTCGATCAGAATATCGAAGACGGTCTCGTGCCGGATGAGAACCGGCTTGAACTCGATCTGCTGCAGGCCATCAGGCTTGCGCTGATCATGCGCATCTTCATCCTCGCGGCTCAGCTGCCGCGCTTTGCGCCTCAGGATGGACTGTCTCACGCCCAGGTTCTCGAAATGGCTCTGAGCCTCGAGATCCCGGAGGTATTGAGCATCTTGCGCAGGGCCTTCCCGCACGATGCGAAGAATCTCGCGGGCAAAACCTTCGACGAGTCGGCGAGCTATCGCCCGCGCGGTATCGACGACTATGCCCGTCTCGAAACGGAAATCCTGACGCCGATGGAAATTTCGTACGAGTTCGTGCGTGAGATCGGCACCGGCATCTCGCACCACTTCGGCGCGTTCGGCTGA